In Pelecanus crispus isolate bPelCri1 chromosome Z, bPelCri1.pri, whole genome shotgun sequence, the following are encoded in one genomic region:
- the CD274 gene encoding programmed cell death 1 ligand 1 isoform X2: MEKPLLLYVFLFHWHFLNALFTVEAPQSLYTVEHGNNVTMECTFPVNGQLKIGDLSVSWEKNDELKKQVYVLLKGEEDFKSQHIDFRGRIKLLKENLNLGQSLLQITDVKLRDAGLYRCLIGYGGADYKTINLKVKAPYRTITQGVVSIGDNKWKLTCQSEGYPQAEVLWQNREYEDLTDKANTSYETGSDQLYRVTSTLTIKSRIDEIFYCIFWNKELQENTSAILHIADTADGVLWAESRRFVGAILIVTAFLGSVLLFMLCIRKARATKDKGRPVASSSIAKLSKDKDTHDCRDASFEDEELKYMQIEKT; this comes from the exons ATGGaaaagcctttgcttttgtatgtatttttattccactGGCATTTCCTAAATG ctttattcACGGTTGAAGCTCCCCAGTCACTTTACACCGTGGAACATGGGAACAATGTGACCATGGAATGCACATTTCCAGTGAATGGGCAATTAAAGATTGGAGATTTAAGTGTCAGCTGGGAAAAGAATGATGAGTTAAAAAAGCAGGTTTATGTACTTCTCAAAGGAGAGGAAGACTTTAAAAGTCAGCACATTGACTTTAGgggaagaataaaattattGAAAGAGAATCTGAACTTGGGACAGTCTCTCCTTCAGATCACTGATGTGAAGCTCAGAGATGCAGGGCTTTACCGCTGTCTTATTGGCTACGGGGGAGCCGACTACAAGACAATCAATCTGAAAGTTAAGG CTCCTTATAGAACTATAACACAAGGAGTGGTGAGCATAGGAGACAACAAATGGAAGTTGACATGTCAGTCAGAAGGATACCCACAAGCTGAAGTGCTATGGCAAAACAGAGAATATGAAGATTTGACTGATAAGGCAAACACAAGTTATGAAACTGGAAGTGACCAGCTGTATCGTGTGACAAGTACCCTTACAATCAAAAGTAGGATTGATGAGATTTTTTACTGTATATTCTGGAATAAAGAGCTGCAAGAAAATACATCTGCCATTTTACACATAGCAG ATACAGCTGATGGTGTTCTGTGGGCTGAGAGCAGACGCTTTGTTGGAGCAATTCTCATTGTGACTGCTTTCTTGGGATCAGTGCTTCTATTTATGCTCTGCATAAGAAAAg ctagAGCAACTAAGGACAAAGGAAGACCTGTGGCTAGTTCGTCAATAGCAA AGCTGTCAAAAGATAAGGATACACATGACTGCAGAGATGCTTCTTTTGAAGATGAAGAGCTGAAAT ATATGCAAATTGAGAAGACCTag